The genomic segment TGCTTATTTATCACTGGATGTGCCTCTTCGAGTATCGATCCAGATCGGTATGAAAAAGTGGCTTCTTACCATATGTCCGTTCAGGATGATAGCAAAATAGTCCGCTACTTCGCTCCACAAGTAGACCAAACGGCATTAGACGCTGACACCGGGTTTTACCCTCTCGATAAGGGACATGATGCGCTATTAGCTCGCCTCGCGATCATCGAAACTGCCGAGCAATCCATCGACGTTCAATATTACATTTTTCGCAACGATGAATCCGGTGGTGTGCTTACATGGCGACTTTACGAGGCGGCTCAACGAGGTGTTCGTGTGCGAATTTTGCTCGACGATATGCAAAAACGTCGCGACCAAGATCTGATACTGATTAGTCAACATCCTAACATTGAAGTGCGGCTGTTTAACCCGCATCAATACCGAACCGCTCGTGGACTGGCAATGGTAAACGACTTTAATCGTCTCAATCATCGCATGCACAATAAATCTCTCACGGTAGACAGCTATGTTTCCATCGTTGGAGGACGCAATGTGGGTAACGAGTACTACTCAGTCGAGTCTGCGGTCGAATTTTCAGACCTTGATGTAATGATGGTTGGCAAAGCCACCGATGAAGTCAATCAACAATTCGATCTGTATTGGAATAGCGAGTACAGCATCCCCGTCGAGTGGCTAGCAGAGCCCAGTGACGCCAACCTAGATCAAGTGGTAATAACCCAAGTATCACAACGAAATTTGCTGCAAAAGTTTTCCAGCGGACAGTATAGCTTTGCCAAACTGCCATTTTATGACCAGATGATAAAAGGGGAGGTTGCTCTACTGTGGGGACAAGGGGAACTGTTCTACGACTTACCCAACAAACCAGAGAGCAAACATAGCACCTTGATTGATAGCCTCTCGGAAGTGCTCAAACAAAGCAACCACTCCTTTGTGCTTATTTCTCCTTATTTTGTTCCAACAGACGCAGGAACCGAAATGTTGGTGAATGCCGCTAAAGAGGGAAGAGAGATCATCATTGTCACTAACTCACTGGCCTCAAATGATGTGTTTGCGGTGCATGGTTGGTATGCAAAATATCGTGAACGCTTAATCCGAGGGGGTATTCAGCTTTGGGAGGTCAAATCAAAAGCCTATATTGATAAAAACTGGAGTTGGACAGGAAGCAGTCGCTCTAGCCTACATGCCAAAGCGATGATTATTGACCAAACAAAACTGTTTGTCGGTTCGATGAACTGGGATCCGAGATCGGCACTTCTTAATACTGAAATGGGTGTGTTAATTAAACACCCCCAGTACGCAGAACAGGGCTATCAACAGCTCAAGCAAGGACTACCCATTGGCGCCTACCAATTAAAAATAGTGGATGATGAATTGGTCTGGATCGATCATGAAAACGACCAAGTGTTCACATCAGAACCTGACGCCAGTATTTGGCGTCGATTTGGTGCCTGGTTCAGTGGGATTCTACCTATTGAGGAACAGCTTTAACTCTGTTCCCCGCCTCCGTTTATTTGGGCGACTGATTCGATGCTAATCGCATCATGTCGCCAATATTCAATATCACAATCCACCAATTCACCATGTTGGTTGTAGTTGACCCGTTCCACCTTAATTGCTGATGCTCCTTGTGTCGCACGCAGTGCTTGGGCAATATCACCAGTCAAAGAGGTAATGGTAATCCGATACCGAACGCGACTGTATGTGGTGTTATAGCTTTCACGGTAAATATCAGTCAAAGAGGCACTTTCAAGATCTTGTTCCAGTAAGTTAGGAAAAGCCTCGGGTCGAATAAAGTTAGTCACAAACATGACTGGACGCTGCTCAAGATAACGTACCCTTTCGATCCTAAACACATCACTAAACGGTGGCAGTTCTAATAACTCTGCGGCTTTTTTGGTCGCCATCATCGCTTTCGCTTCCAATAACTCGGTACGAGGCACCCGATTTTGACGCTTAGCCATACTGGAAAAATTCAACGTTTGCGTTGGGTCATACCGTAAAGGCATCGGCGCAATAAACCACCCTCTTCGATCCTCTCGGTAAATACGCCCTTCTGCCTCAAGGGACGAAAGCGCTTCGCGCAGCGTCACTCGAGTGGTATCGAAACTCTCTGCCAGTTTTCGTTCTGCGGGTAGTTTCTGCGCTGGAGCCAACATACCCGCTTCGATCTGCTCAACTAATGCCTCTTTTATTTTTACGTATTGCACTGTTTTTCCTTTCTATTGCTTTTACGCTGATGCTCTGGCGCCAATGCTCTTGCGCCATTGCTTTGGCACTGATTTTCTTGCACTGACCACTGACGCCTAGCCTACCTGTCCCGCAGCGCCTAATTTAGCGGTCGTTGTTAAAGCTCCGGACAATGATTGCAAGAGTATCCATCGAATTTCAATGTCTACATTTTATCGCCAAAATCAACTTGGTATGAACCAGAGTTAAAACTCACTTTATTAAGCCAACATTACCATTAAATGACACAAAAATGGCGGTATTTATCGGTTGAATTACGTCGATTTGCTTGGATTAAACTTTTATTAAATCTAAATGGATGGGTTTGATTTCAACCAAAACGCTTGCTAAAGTCAATAACAACCAAACTGGTATAGTCCAAAATGGATAAGCAAGATGAAAAACGAATATTTGCTCTTAACCCCTGGGCCACTTTCCACGACTGAAAGTGTGCGCGAAGCCATGTTAAAAGACTGGTGTACTTGGGATGATGAATACAATAAAGATATTGTCGAAGTGATTCGCCATAAGCTCACCAAGCTCGCAACAAACCATGACGGCTACACCAGTGTCTTGATGCAAGGCAGCGGCACCGCCTCTGTCGAAGCGACCATTGGCAGTGCTTTGGGTAAGCATGACAAATTGCTGGTGGTGGACAATGGTGCCTATGGCGCTCGCATGGCACAGATTGCCGATTGCCTGAACATCGCCAACCTCCGAATTGCTCCGGGAGAAGTGCAACAGCCGGATCTTCAACAGCTTGAAGACATTTTGAAAACAGACCAAGCGATTAGCCATGTCGCTATCGTACACTGTGAAACCACCACAGGGATGCTCAATCCGATTGAGAAAGTTGCCACCCTCGCCAAGCAATACGGCAAAGTTGTCATTTTAGATGCCATGTCTAGTTTCGGTGGGATCCCAATGGATATTGGGGATTTGCAGATCGACTTTATGATCAGCTCTGCCAACAAGTGTATACAAGGCGTACCCGGATTTGGTTTTGTCATCGCTAAACAAACCGAACTTGAAAAATGCCAAGGTCAAGCGCGCTCACTGAGCTTAGATCTTTACGACCAATGGCACTGCATGCACACCAACCACGGTAAATGGCGCTTTACCTCCCCGACACACACTGTGCGAGCTTTCTATCAAGCGCTTATCGAACTTGAGCAAGAAGGCGGTATAAGCCGCAGGCATCAACGTTACAACCGCAATCAGCAGACGCTGGTAGATGGCATGATATCACTCGGGTTTGAACCACTGTTACCCACAGAATTGCACTCGCCCATCATTACCTCTTTTTATGCTCCGCAACAGGATGAATTCGAGTTCAAAACGTTTTATGAATTACTCAAACAGCAGGGCTTTGTGATCTATCCCGGCAAGGTGTCACATGCCGATTGTTTCCGCATCGGAAACATTGGCGATGTTCATCCTTCGGACATTGAACGCTTAATTGTCGCTGTGCAGAACGCGATGTATTGGGAGCAAAAATGATGTATTGGGAGCAAAAATAATGGTCGTTGCACACAACCAAGCCAACCACCTGCGCAGTGAAGGGGATGTCAACAATACACCCGCACGAGCCGAATGGACGCAGAGCATCCAAGACGAGGCCACCCAAGCCTTACTTAAACGGGATAGCGATGTATTCTTACATCAATCCATGTCGACTCCGTGCCTTGATTCATTACAAGCCGCTGATGGCATCTATATCGAGGATACTCGTGGCAAGCGTTATATGGACTTTCACGGTAACAACGTCCATCAACTCGGCTATGGGCATCCCAACGTCATTCAACGTGTAACGGAGCAGATGCAGGCACTGCCTTTCTCTCCTCGTCGTTTCACTAATGATACCGCCATTAGTTGTGCCGAGAAGCTGACTGAGATTTGTGGGGGCGAACTCAATCGGGTGTTGTTTGCGCCCGGTGGTACATCCGTCGTCGGTATGGCATTAAAACTGGCGCGCTTTATCACCGGTAACGCCAAAGTGGTTTCTCTGTGGGATTCATTTCATGGTGCCTCACTCGATGCCATTTCCGTAGGTGGTGAAGCGTGTTTTCGTGAAGGTATGGGACCTCTGATGGCAGGTGTTGAACGTATCCCTCCTGCGATAGCTTATCGCGGCGCTTTCCCGCATCCAGAAGGCAGCGATCTTCATTATGCTGATTATCTTGAATATGTGATTGAGAAAGAAGGCGGCATTGGGGCATTTATCGCCGAAGGTATTCGCAATACTGACGTGCAGATCCCGAGTAAAGCCTATTGGAAACGCATCCGAGAGATCTGCGATAAACACAACGTTATGTTGATTATCGACGATATTCCTAACGGAATGGGGCGTTGCGGAGAGTGGTTTACCTACCAAGCCTTCGACATCGAACCCGACATTCTGTGCATTGGTAAAGGACTTGGAGGTGGGTTGGTTCCTCTTGCCGCGATGGTCACCAAGGACCAATACAATCAAGCGGCGGAGCTTTCATTAGGTCACTACACCCATGAAAAAAGCCCGCTAGGCTGCGCTGCTGCACTCGCCACGATTGAAACCATTGAACAAGAAAAACTGTTAGATAAGGTTCAACGACACGCTCTGTTGGTAAAGCAACGCTTAGAACAGATGAAACGCCGCTATTCCGTTATCGGTGATGTTCGTGGGATGGGCTTACTTTGGGGAGTCGAACTGGTCACCGATAGAGTCACCAAGCAACGTGCTTACGATGAAGCCGAACAGGTTCTCTACCACTGCTTAAACCAAGGACTCAGTTTCAAAGTCTCACAAGGTAATGTCATCCAACTGAGTCCACCGCTGATTATCTCACGCCAGCAACTTAACCAAGCCCTTGATATGTTTGAACACGCTATTGCGACGGTAAATAAGGAATTTAATTATGAATGATCACACAACGAACAAACACAAAAACAACTCACCCATTGAAGGGGTTATTTTCGACTGGGCAGGTACGATTGTTGATTTTGGTTCCTTTGCACCCACCAGCATCTTTGTCGAGGCATTTAAGCAAGGATTCGATTTTGAGATCACTTTGGATGAAGCGCGTGAGCCGATGGGCATCGGAAAATGGGACCACATTAAAGCAGTGGGTCAACTTCCATCAGTAAAAGCACGTTGGATAGCACAATTTGGTCAAGAGATGAGTCATGACGACATCGACCGAATCTACGCGGCGTTTATGCCACTGCAAAAAGCCAAAGTAGCTGACCATGCACAACCAATTTTAAATGCGGTCGACGTAGTGGAAAGCCTTAAAGCGCAAGGGATAAAAATTGGCTCATGTTCTGGCTATCCAAGAGAGGTGATGGATGTACTTTCTCCTGTCGCGGCAGACTATGGATATAAGCCAGACTGTATCGTTGCCACCGATGACTTGCCACAAGGTGGGCGACCGGCTCCATTTATGGCGCTTAAAAATGTGATTGAATTAGGCATTGGCAGTGTGGCTCACTGCGTTAAAGTCGATGATGCAGCGCCCGGCATCGAGGAAGGGCATAATGCCGGTATGTGGACCGTCGGGTTACTGCTGTCAGGCAATGAAGCCGGTTTGACCTACGATGAATATCTTAATGCCGATGCCGACACGCTGGAGCAAGCAAGAGAACGTGCCAGAGTTAAACTCGGCAAGGCGAAACCGCATTATTTGATCGACACCATCGCCGAACTACCTGAAGTTATTCGCGATATTGAAGCGCGCTTACAGGCGAACCAGCGCCCTTAGCTCTTATCAAAAAACTTTTATCAAAATAGCTCTGATTGAAAAAGCACTGATTGAAAAAGCTCTGTTCAAAAAAGCGCTCACTCTAAAATTGCAAACCAAAACAGTTCAAGCCAACACTAAATAGCTCGTCATCTGACGGGCTATTTAGTGTTTATTGTGTCTTCTGTTCGCTGAATCGATCAGGCGTAAAAGTGCCTGTCCTGAAATAGTTCAGTATCAATCCTGCTACATGGGGATCTCTTCTAAGTCTATCGTGCTTTACATTGACCTCGATAAAATCTGTCATTCCTTGCAGTTGTGCTGATGATACAGAAACCAACCCATCATTCGTGGCTTCAAACATCCCACTCAATGCTGGATAGGTTCGAGTACCAGCGATAACACCAAACGCATAGTTTGGCTCAGGCAAAGAATTAGGAAAACTCGCGTCATCTGTCGTCAACGATTCCGCGGTGCCTCCAACCAAAGAAATCAGCCAAGATCCGGAGAAGAAATCAGCCACGTCACTGCCGTGGTTTGGTGTACCCAGTAACACCACCCTGCCCATTAACTCCGAGTCAACAAAATCGGTGTGTTTGTCCAAATAATCTCTAATCACTAAACCACCCAATGAGTGACCAACAAAATGAATTTTGCCTTGTTGCTCTTCCTCAGGGTAATCGGGATACCAGTCATTAATACAGCGTGTTAGTTCATTGGCGCTGCTGTCCAAGGTATGCTGCAGTGTTTGGCGGATAGTGGGATAGTCAACCACACAGACTTGATAGTGCTGCTCCTTAAAAATGGACGCCATCGTTTTCATCGACCAAGCACTTCTGGCGAGTCCATGTACCACGATAATATGTTGCTGCTGAGTGCCTCCTACCTCCACAGGTTCCTCTGTATTTGGTCGACTGCAACCCGCTAAAGACAGCAACGTTAAAATTATTATGATTCGCCAGTTCATAGTTCACCTTTGTTTTTCATTTCTTGTTTTTCATTTCTTGCTTTTCGCTTGTCGATGTTATGGCTGTTCAAGTGACTGTGGTTTGAAGTTCTAGTTCGTCATCACAATGACATATACCCATAATAATTCATTGATAGTATGGCATGTTTTTTTAATGCAAGCTTGTCGCAACCAAGAGTAACTAAACGTGACAAAAAACCAAATTAATTGGGGTTGGTAGCAGATCATTGATAGGTCGTTATGTGTCAGTTGCTATGATCAGTTGCTAAGTATCCGTTACGATGCGTCAGTAGCTATGTATTAGGAGCTATGTATTAGTCACTATGAATCAATAGGAAAATATGGAAGTTAAATTTTTACAGCTTAATAACGAATACCCAGCCGTTTTAGAAGTCCTGCGCCAACTGCGTAGCAACTATGATGTTAGCGTACTCGCAGAGCAAATTGAAAGACAGAAAGCGTCCGGTTACCAGATAGTTTATGTCACTTCTGCACAAGGGATCTTAGCGGTTGCGGGGTTTAACACGGGGGAAAAACTGGCGTGGGGGAAATACTTATACATCGACGAACTCGTCACCAACCACCACTTTCGCTCACAAGGTGTGGGGAAGTTTCTTCTCGATTGGCTCAAAAGTTATGCCAAACAACTGAACTGTGACCAAGTTCATTTAGATTCTGGCGTACAACGTTTTGCGGCACACAAGTTCTATCTACGAGAAGATTTCAATATTGTCAGCCACCATTTTTCCTATCATTTAGACTAGTGCAACATGACCGCGTCCGATTGAAGTTGGTGTCGTCACTCTCAATATTGCTGAGATTGAAGAGTGACCCGCTTTAACCGCGGGTCAATTTAAGCACTTTAATTAGGACGCTAAACTGGCACTAAGCTGACGTAGCAACTCTTTTTGGTGGTCATTTAAATTCGTCGGTACTTGCACCTGAATTTTGACTAAAAGATCGCCAGCGTTGCCTTTTCGGTTCGTCACCCCTTTGCCGGTTATCTTAAACTTACGACCCGTTTGAGTGCCTTCCGGTATTTTTAGCTTAAAGCGACTATCAAAGGCGTCAACCTCCACCTCGCCGCCCAATGCAGCCTTCACCATATCGATGGGCGTTGTGACAATAAGATCGTCATTTTCGCGTTCAATATAGGGGTGTGGTCGAGTCGCCACAATAAGCAACAAATCACCTGCGGGACCACCATGAGTTCCAGGTTCACCCTTACCTGCGTAGCGAATTTTCTCACCATCACGGATGCCCGCTGGAATTTTAACGTTGATTCTCTTGGTTGCCCCAGCAATTGGGAGTTCTACTTCTTTCTCTGTGCCTTTAATCGCTTCGATCAAATCCACAGTAAGGGTAAACTCCTTATTGGCGCCTTTCTCAGGTCTTGCTTGACGACTTCTAGCCTGAGAAAAAATATCTTCAAAACCACCCGAGCTCGATCCACCAAAGCCAGAACCACCAAAACCCTGCCCACGCTGACGAAAAGCACTACCAAATATGTCATCAAAACCGCTTTGGTGACCACCTTGATAACCGCCCTGACCGCCGGACTCAAATGCCGAGTGCCCAAATTGATCATACTGGCGGCGCTTTTCTTTGTTTGAGAGTATCTCGTAGGCTTGCTTAATTTCTTTAAAACGCGCTTCAGCTATCTCACTCCCCGGATTCTTGTCGGGATGAAATTTCATTGCCAATTTCTTGTACGCTTTTTTAATTTCTGTTTCAGACGCCTGTTTCGAAACGCCTAACACACCATAATAATCTTTATTTGGCATCCCTAATTACTCACCTAATCTACGTTGCTTTGGGACCGTCGTGCTTTCACACTTAAACATTGCAAGTTTATGTATTTATCCCCATAACTCAAGATATTATACGGTTCTCTAGCGCTGAAAGCCGAAAAGCTCCCTTACTTCGTGGTCTTACCACCAATAAATCCCTAAAACTTGTCTGGACATCCCCCCACCTGTAATGGTTATGTAACAACGTGCGTATAGCGTTAGGTTTTTGTACTACCTGAACTAGGTAAGCTGTACTGACGAATTTCATGACGATGTTTTACAGTAAGTTACACCTTATCAATTTGTTAACTTACTGACGCCATAGTGGATTTATCCTTTGTTACATTTTATGGGATGAATTGCATAACTAGCAGCTGTACTAATAGCTGAGAAAGATTATTGACGTAATTGCGTGTGGCTAACAATCTAGCTGGTTTAACTTTCATATTTATACCGGTTTAACGCAGCTCTTCACGTCTTTTGTGCTTGTAATAGAAGGAGTAGTTATACAATGCCAAAGGAAAACCAATATTCACACATTTCGAGCAACGCCCGACTCCGTAATACCACTGCAATGATCCTTGCAGGAGGAAAGGGAACTCGGCTCAAAGAGCTAACTTCAAACATTGCCAAACCCGCGGTTTCATTTGGTGGTAAATTCAAAATTATTGACTTTGCTCTATCCAATTGCATTAACTCCGGTATTCGCAATGTTGGCGTTCTAACCCAGTACATGGCACAAGATCTTATCCAACATATCCAGTCAGGCTGGCAATCAACCTACTCTGCTTTAGGAGAAGGTGTACATATTATTCCCGCTCAACAGCGAATCGATGAAAACTGGTATCGCGGTACTGCGGATGCTATCTATCAAAACTTAGATATCATTAAGCGCAGAGCGCATACCGAGCGAATTCTTATCTTGGGTGGCGATCATATTTACAAGATGGATTACTCTCGAATGATCAACTTTCATGTTGAGAGCGGTGCTGATGTCACCGTCGCTTGTATCCAAAAACCTATCGAACAGGCGTCTGAATTTGGTGTCATGGGTCTTAACGACGAAGGCGATATCATTAACTTCGTAGAAAAACCCGCTAATCCAACACCTATGCCAAACGACTCATCTAAAGCGCTCATTTCAATGGGTATTTACATCTTTAATCTTGATGTTTTAGATGAGGAACTAAAAAACGCACTGCATAGCCCAGACTATAAGCACGATTTTGGTCACAACATCATTCCGAGTTTGATTGGACGCTGCAAGATTAAAGGCTACGTGTTTACCGAGCGCGGGCACCCTGGTCAAAATGGCTATTGGCGCGATGTGGGTCATGTCGACGAATATTATGCTGCAACAATGGATTTGCTAGCACCCACGCCTGAGCTCGATATCTATGATACCAACTGGCCAATCATGACCAACCAGGTACAACGCCCAGGAGCGAAGTTCCTCTTCAACGATCCAAACCGAAGAGGTTTCGCGGTTGATTCCGTTGTCGGTGCAGGCGCTATCATTTCCGGCGCTCAAGTGACACATAGCTTAATTTCCTATGATGTTCGCATTGAAGATTTCAGCGAAGTAACCGACTGCATCTTGCTCCCTGGGGCTAAAGTGGGTCAAAACTGCAAACTCAATAAAGTCATCGTCGGTGAAAATTGCACCATCCCTGACGGTGTTGAGATCGGTTTCGACCTTGAGCAAGACAAGCACAAATATACCGTCACTGAAGAAGGTATTGTTCTAGTCAGTTCTGAAATGTTCCACTCGCAAGATAAACCCGTCAAGCC from the Vibrio hippocampi genome contains:
- a CDS encoding phospholipase D family protein codes for the protein MSQRFLYTCIFVVHCLFITGCASSSIDPDRYEKVASYHMSVQDDSKIVRYFAPQVDQTALDADTGFYPLDKGHDALLARLAIIETAEQSIDVQYYIFRNDESGGVLTWRLYEAAQRGVRVRILLDDMQKRRDQDLILISQHPNIEVRLFNPHQYRTARGLAMVNDFNRLNHRMHNKSLTVDSYVSIVGGRNVGNEYYSVESAVEFSDLDVMMVGKATDEVNQQFDLYWNSEYSIPVEWLAEPSDANLDQVVITQVSQRNLLQKFSSGQYSFAKLPFYDQMIKGEVALLWGQGELFYDLPNKPESKHSTLIDSLSEVLKQSNHSFVLISPYFVPTDAGTEMLVNAAKEGREIIIVTNSLASNDVFAVHGWYAKYRERLIRGGIQLWEVKSKAYIDKNWSWTGSSRSSLHAKAMIIDQTKLFVGSMNWDPRSALLNTEMGVLIKHPQYAEQGYQQLKQGLPIGAYQLKIVDDELVWIDHENDQVFTSEPDASIWRRFGAWFSGILPIEEQL
- the phnR gene encoding phosphonate utilization transcriptional regulator PhnR, translated to MQYVKIKEALVEQIEAGMLAPAQKLPAERKLAESFDTTRVTLREALSSLEAEGRIYREDRRGWFIAPMPLRYDPTQTLNFSSMAKRQNRVPRTELLEAKAMMATKKAAELLELPPFSDVFRIERVRYLEQRPVMFVTNFIRPEAFPNLLEQDLESASLTDIYRESYNTTYSRVRYRITITSLTGDIAQALRATQGASAIKVERVNYNQHGELVDCDIEYWRHDAISIESVAQINGGGEQS
- the phnW gene encoding 2-aminoethylphosphonate--pyruvate transaminase, translating into MKNEYLLLTPGPLSTTESVREAMLKDWCTWDDEYNKDIVEVIRHKLTKLATNHDGYTSVLMQGSGTASVEATIGSALGKHDKLLVVDNGAYGARMAQIADCLNIANLRIAPGEVQQPDLQQLEDILKTDQAISHVAIVHCETTTGMLNPIEKVATLAKQYGKVVILDAMSSFGGIPMDIGDLQIDFMISSANKCIQGVPGFGFVIAKQTELEKCQGQARSLSLDLYDQWHCMHTNHGKWRFTSPTHTVRAFYQALIELEQEGGISRRHQRYNRNQQTLVDGMISLGFEPLLPTELHSPIITSFYAPQQDEFEFKTFYELLKQQGFVIYPGKVSHADCFRIGNIGDVHPSDIERLIVAVQNAMYWEQK
- a CDS encoding aspartate aminotransferase family protein, which gives rise to MVVAHNQANHLRSEGDVNNTPARAEWTQSIQDEATQALLKRDSDVFLHQSMSTPCLDSLQAADGIYIEDTRGKRYMDFHGNNVHQLGYGHPNVIQRVTEQMQALPFSPRRFTNDTAISCAEKLTEICGGELNRVLFAPGGTSVVGMALKLARFITGNAKVVSLWDSFHGASLDAISVGGEACFREGMGPLMAGVERIPPAIAYRGAFPHPEGSDLHYADYLEYVIEKEGGIGAFIAEGIRNTDVQIPSKAYWKRIREICDKHNVMLIIDDIPNGMGRCGEWFTYQAFDIEPDILCIGKGLGGGLVPLAAMVTKDQYNQAAELSLGHYTHEKSPLGCAAALATIETIEQEKLLDKVQRHALLVKQRLEQMKRRYSVIGDVRGMGLLWGVELVTDRVTKQRAYDEAEQVLYHCLNQGLSFKVSQGNVIQLSPPLIISRQQLNQALDMFEHAIATVNKEFNYE
- the phnX gene encoding phosphonoacetaldehyde hydrolase, whose product is MNDHTTNKHKNNSPIEGVIFDWAGTIVDFGSFAPTSIFVEAFKQGFDFEITLDEAREPMGIGKWDHIKAVGQLPSVKARWIAQFGQEMSHDDIDRIYAAFMPLQKAKVADHAQPILNAVDVVESLKAQGIKIGSCSGYPREVMDVLSPVAADYGYKPDCIVATDDLPQGGRPAPFMALKNVIELGIGSVAHCVKVDDAAPGIEEGHNAGMWTVGLLLSGNEAGLTYDEYLNADADTLEQARERARVKLGKAKPHYLIDTIAELPEVIRDIEARLQANQRP
- a CDS encoding alpha/beta fold hydrolase codes for the protein MNWRIIIILTLLSLAGCSRPNTEEPVEVGGTQQQHIIVVHGLARSAWSMKTMASIFKEQHYQVCVVDYPTIRQTLQHTLDSSANELTRCINDWYPDYPEEEQQGKIHFVGHSLGGLVIRDYLDKHTDFVDSELMGRVVLLGTPNHGSDVADFFSGSWLISLVGGTAESLTTDDASFPNSLPEPNYAFGVIAGTRTYPALSGMFEATNDGLVSVSSAQLQGMTDFIEVNVKHDRLRRDPHVAGLILNYFRTGTFTPDRFSEQKTQ
- a CDS encoding GNAT family N-acetyltransferase gives rise to the protein MEVKFLQLNNEYPAVLEVLRQLRSNYDVSVLAEQIERQKASGYQIVYVTSAQGILAVAGFNTGEKLAWGKYLYIDELVTNHHFRSQGVGKFLLDWLKSYAKQLNCDQVHLDSGVQRFAAHKFYLREDFNIVSHHFSYHLD
- a CDS encoding DnaJ C-terminal domain-containing protein; protein product: MPNKDYYGVLGVSKQASETEIKKAYKKLAMKFHPDKNPGSEIAEARFKEIKQAYEILSNKEKRRQYDQFGHSAFESGGQGGYQGGHQSGFDDIFGSAFRQRGQGFGGSGFGGSSSGGFEDIFSQARSRQARPEKGANKEFTLTVDLIEAIKGTEKEVELPIAGATKRINVKIPAGIRDGEKIRYAGKGEPGTHGGPAGDLLLIVATRPHPYIERENDDLIVTTPIDMVKAALGGEVEVDAFDSRFKLKIPEGTQTGRKFKITGKGVTNRKGNAGDLLVKIQVQVPTNLNDHQKELLRQLSASLAS
- the glgC gene encoding glucose-1-phosphate adenylyltransferase yields the protein MPKENQYSHISSNARLRNTTAMILAGGKGTRLKELTSNIAKPAVSFGGKFKIIDFALSNCINSGIRNVGVLTQYMAQDLIQHIQSGWQSTYSALGEGVHIIPAQQRIDENWYRGTADAIYQNLDIIKRRAHTERILILGGDHIYKMDYSRMINFHVESGADVTVACIQKPIEQASEFGVMGLNDEGDIINFVEKPANPTPMPNDSSKALISMGIYIFNLDVLDEELKNALHSPDYKHDFGHNIIPSLIGRCKIKGYVFTERGHPGQNGYWRDVGHVDEYYAATMDLLAPTPELDIYDTNWPIMTNQVQRPGAKFLFNDPNRRGFAVDSVVGAGAIISGAQVTHSLISYDVRIEDFSEVTDCILLPGAKVGQNCKLNKVIVGENCTIPDGVEIGFDLEQDKHKYTVTEEGIVLVSSEMFHSQDKPVKPATPSEPISA